The genomic interval GGGGGTTGGCTATTAGGAGTGTCCCAGGCTTGGGGTGGGTCCCCATTTTGTGACAGGTTGGGGACGCCATTTTGGCTGTTCTTCCCCAAATCAGTGTCGCTTTTCGGGGCGCTGGGGTGTACATTTCTGCACCCCCCATCTGCCCCCCACCCTCTCCGTGGCCACATGCCGGGATGCCACATCGCCCCGGTTTGTCACCTGTGAGCAGCCGGAGCTGGTGGCagtctgtccgtctgtcctgcAGTTGTCACCCCtctcagatcacagaatcacgcAGATGGGACATTTGGTGCCAAGGCGGGTTCTTGGTGGGCTCAGCCCCTCATACCccccacatctccccccttGCAGCCCCCATGGAGCTGACAGGACCCCCCAGTGCCACAGTTGGAAACACCTCGGTGACACCAGGTGAGGGTCGGGACCTCCGTGCACCCCCGTCTTGGTGGGGACCCCATCCTCCCGGAGCCggtggtgacactggggacagcaCCACGGCCAcctgtcccccgtgtccccccaggcCATGGCTTGGTGCGTCTGTCCGGCGGGCGCAGCCAGTGCGAGGGCCGCgtggagctggagcagggggGCGTCTGGGGGACGGTGTGTGACGACGGGTGGGATGTCACCGATGGGGACGTCGTGTGCCGCCAGCTGCGCTGTGGCTGGGCTGTGCGGGTCCTCGCCAACAGCGCCTTCGGCCGCGGCACCGGCCCCATCCTCCGCGACGACGTGGGGTGCGAGGGACACGAGCAGCATCTCGGGGACTGCCCGGCCACGCTGGACCACGACTGCAGCCACAAGGAGGACGCCGGCGTGGTGTGCTCAGGTGCGTCCGGCACACACTTTTGTCACCATCAGGCATCAGTGGGAtgtccccaaatcctccctTTCTCCCCACAGAACACCAGGAGTGGCGGCTCACCGGTGGCATGGACGGCTGTGCCGGGCGCGTCGAGGTGTTTTACCGTGGGACGTGGAGCACGGTGTGTGACAACGCGTGGTACGCGGTGGAAGCCGATGTCCTGTGTCACAGCCTGGGGTGCGGGGTGTCCCTCTCGCGTCCCTCCTTCGCCCACACTCTGCCCACCAGGATGCTGTACCAGTGTGGGGGCCACCAGCCCTCCCTGGCCCATTGCCACTGGGTCTACAATAAATCGGCTCCGTGTTACCAGTCCCAGGCGGCTGGAGCGGTTTGCAACGGTGAGTGATCCCCCCGGGGTGTGGGGGTGCCCTGGAGACGAGCTGTGACCCCATTTCTTGTGCCCCCCGTCCCCCACCAGGCTCCCAGGGCTTGCAGACACCCACCCCGACAGCCACGGTGACAACCAGCAACGTCACCCTCCTGAGCAGTGAGTGTCCAGAACCATCACCCGGGTTTGGGGGGAGCACCCACCTCACACCCCCCCGTTACCTGCAGTGAGGTGTCACGAGCTGTGACCGTTCTCTGCCCCAGCCGAGGTGTCCCCAGGCACAGGGACACTGTCCGCTCAGCACACGCTGCTGTTTGTGCTGTGCCTGGTGCTGGCAGCGCTGCTCCTGCTCACCGTGCTGGCCTTCACCGCCGCCCTGCTgagggtgaggaagaggagtggTAAGGACCCCCCGCGGGGGACATGGAGGGGGTGACACCACCGGTGGGGACATGGCAGCGGGTGATACCACCAGCCCATTGTGGGACATGGCAGGGGTGACGCTGCCACCCCACTCTCTGGGCTGAGCTGTGCCGTGGGGCAGCTGAGCGTGTGCACCCCCCGTGCCCCCGCAGCCCACGCCGTGTCCCCCCTGGGGCTGGCTGTCCCCGTGCTGGTGACCCACAGCGCACAGAGCCCCGACGTCCCTTCTGCGACCCCCAACGACTACCGGGAGATGCCCCCTAGTCTTCCCAAAGGACCAGGTAGGTCTGGTAGGTCACCGTCCCATCTtgaggggctgtggggggcaGAGGGTCCTGGCTGGCAATggccctgtccccatgtcccccccagaCCCAGCTGTCACAGCCCACCCCACCACCAAGGACTCCAGCTCTGACTCTGACTACGAACACTACGATTTCAGCAGCAAACCGCCCGTCGCCCTCTCCACCTTTTACAGTGAGCACCCCAAAGGGCCCCGGGACCCCAACACTCAGCCGTGGGGTGTCCCCACTgatgtcccatccctgtcccctccccacagACTCGCTGCGCCGGCAGCCCGGGGaccctctgctccccagaaaGGACGGGATGGAACCGTTCCCTGCCAAAGGTGCCACACGACagggtgtctgtctgtccgtcctgCCCGTGGCAGGGTGAGGGGCCACCCTGACGTGACTTCCGTGTTCCATAGTGCTGGGTCCCCCGTCTTGCGGcagctcctccacctcctccttctcctcctccgaGCCCTATTGCAACGAAACCGGGCCCCCCCCGCACCCCTGCCCGTCGCCCCCCAGCCATGGCACCCACCAGCACACGGCACCCACCGCCCATGACTGCACCAGCACAGGTGGGCAGCACCAGAGGGATGTGGGGTGCCAGGGACTGGGGCAGGggtggggacagccctggggacaacAGCAGGGATGGAGAGACCCCAAGGactggggcagggatggggacagccaTGGGGACAGGAACAGAGGTGAAGAGACCCCAGGGATGGGAGAAAGGGATGGAGAGACCCCAAGGactggggcagggatggggacagcagcagggatggaGAGACCCCAGGGATgtgagcagggatggggacagcccTTGGAACCGGAGCAGAAGACACTCCAAGGACAGAAG from Columba livia isolate bColLiv1 breed racing homer chromosome 5, bColLiv1.pat.W.v2, whole genome shotgun sequence carries:
- the CD6 gene encoding T-cell differentiation antigen CD6 isoform X2 is translated as MGGLCLLWVALAAVAPGQGAVSRGVTATPPIRDVTAPYRVPTAPMELTGPPSATVGNTSVTPGHGLVRLSGGRSQCEGRVELEQGGVWGTVCDDGWDVTDGDVVCRQLRCGWAVRVLANSAFGRGTGPILRDDVGCEGHEQHLGDCPATLDHDCSHKEDAGVVCSEHQEWRLTGGMDGCAGRVEVFYRGTWSTVCDNAWYAVEADVLCHSLGCGVSLSRPSFAHTLPTRMLYQCGGHQPSLAHCHWVYNKSAPCYQSQAAGAVCNGSQGLQTPTPTATVTTSNVTLLSTEVSPGTGTLSAQHTLLFVLCLVLAALLLLTVLAFTAALLRVRKRSAHAVSPLGLAVPVLVTHSAQSPDVPSATPNDYREMPPSLPKGPDPAVTAHPTTKDSSSDSDYEHYDFSSKPPVALSTFYNSLRRQPGDPLLPRKDGMEPFPAKVLGPPSCGSSSTSSFSSSEPYCNETGPPPHPCPSPPSHGTHQHTAPTAHDCTSTVLPAAASVPAPVLSPPVPPAEPDPTDSSSTSSGEWYENVQGMEPPGDLSPNPGWPVPSCPSGGHTQDPDSSEGSDYDDIQGSAY
- the CD6 gene encoding T-cell differentiation antigen CD6 isoform X1; amino-acid sequence: MGGLCLLWVALAAVAPGQGAVSRGVTATPPIRDVTAPYRVPTAPMELTGPPSATVGNTSVTPGHGLVRLSGGRSQCEGRVELEQGGVWGTVCDDGWDVTDGDVVCRQLRCGWAVRVLANSAFGRGTGPILRDDVGCEGHEQHLGDCPATLDHDCSHKEDAGVVCSEHQEWRLTGGMDGCAGRVEVFYRGTWSTVCDNAWYAVEADVLCHSLGCGVSLSRPSFAHTLPTRMLYQCGGHQPSLAHCHWVYNKSAPCYQSQAAGAVCNGSQGLQTPTPTATVTTSNVTLLSTEVSPGTGTLSAQHTLLFVLCLVLAALLLLTVLAFTAALLRVRKRSAHAVSPLGLAVPVLVTHSAQSPDVPSATPNDYREMPPSLPKGPGRSDPAVTAHPTTKDSSSDSDYEHYDFSSKPPVALSTFYNSLRRQPGDPLLPRKDGMEPFPAKVLGPPSCGSSSTSSFSSSEPYCNETGPPPHPCPSPPSHGTHQHTAPTAHDCTSTVLPAAASVPAPVLSPPVPPAEPDPTDSSSTSSGEWYENVQGMEPPGDLSPNPALPDGLCPPQGGQSPPVPRGDTHRTPTPLRAATTMTSKALPTEAARDRGTQQGDLTLCDRGHAIPLLTSPLDFLATSSVRGCGDRSW